The proteins below are encoded in one region of Neofelis nebulosa isolate mNeoNeb1 chromosome 17, mNeoNeb1.pri, whole genome shotgun sequence:
- the CEBPA gene encoding CCAAT/enhancer-binding protein alpha — translation MESADFYEAEPRPPMSSHLQSPPHAPSSAAFGFPRGAGSVQPPAPPAAPEPLGGICEHETSIDISAYIDPAAFNDEFLADLFQHSRQQEKAKAAAAPAGAGGGDFDYTGAPGGPGGAAMPGGTHGPPPGYGCAAAGYLDGRLEPLYERVGAPALRPLVIKQEPREEDEAKQLALAGLFPYQPPPPPPPPHPHPPPAHLAAPHLQFQIAHCGQTTMHLQPGHPTPPPTPVPSPHPAPALGAAGLPGPGGALKGLAAAHPDLRAGGGGGGGGGAGKVKKSVDKNSNEYRVRRERNNIAVRKSRDKAKQRNVETQQKVLELTSDNDRLRKRVEQLSRELDTLRGIFRQLPESSLVKAMGNCA, via the coding sequence ATGGAGTCGGCCGACTTCTACGAGGCGGAGCCGCGGCCCCCGATGAGCAGCCACCTCCAGAGTCCCCCGCACGCGCCCAGCAGCGCCGCCTTCGGCTTTCCCCGGGGCGCGGGCTCCGtgcagccccccgccccacctgccGCCCCAGAGCCGCTGGGCGGCATCTGCGAACACGAGACGTCCATCGACATCAGCGCCTACATCGACCCGGCCGCCTTCAACGACGAGTTCCTGGCCGACCTGTTCCAGCACAGCCGGCAGCAGGAGAAGGCCAAGGCGGCTGCGGCCCCCGCAGGAGCCGGCGGCGGTGACTTTGACTACACGGGCGCCCCCGGGGGGCCCGGCGGCGCCGCGATGCCGGGAGGGACGCACGGCCCCCCTCCTGGCTACGGCTGCGCCGCGGCCGGCTACCTGGACGGCAGGCTGGAGCCCCTGTACGAGCGCGTCGGGGCGCCGGCGTTGCGGCCGCTGGTGATCAAGCAGGAGCCGCGCGAGGAGGACGAGGCGAAGCAGCTGGCGCTGGCCGGCCTCTTCCCCtaccagccgccgccgccgccgccgccgccgcacccgcacCCACCGCCCGCGCACCTGGCCGCCCCTCACCTGCAGTTCCAGATCGCGCACTGCGGCCAGACCACCATGCACCTGCAGCCCGGCCACCCCACGCCGCCGCCCACGCCCGTGCCCAGCCCTCACCCAGCACCGGCTCTCGGTGCCGCTGGCTTGCCAGGCCCCGGCGGCGCGCTCAAGGGGCTGGCCGCCGCGCACCCCGACCtccgcgcgggcggcggcggcggcggcggcggcggcgcgggcaaAGTCAAGAAGTCGGTGGACAAGAACAGCAACGAGTACCGGGTGCGGCGCGAGCGCAACAACATCGCGGTGCGCAAGAGCCGGGACAAGGCCAAGCAGCGCAACGTGGAGACACAGCAGAAGGTGCTGGAGCTGACCAGTGACAATGACCGCCTGCGCAAGCGGGTGGAACAACTGAGCCGCGAACTGGACACGCTGCGGGGCATCTTCCGCCAGCTGCCCGAGAGCTCCCTGGTCAAGGCCATGGGCAACTGCGCGTGA